In a single window of the Aquarana catesbeiana isolate 2022-GZ linkage group LG13, ASM4218655v1, whole genome shotgun sequence genome:
- the LOC141116531 gene encoding uncharacterized protein translates to MLSLTITLSQCLTLSLILTLHLFLTLSLTLTLSQCLTLSLTVTLPQSLTLSLTLTLPLSLTLSLMLTLTLPLSLTLSLTLTLPQSLTLSFSLALPLSITLSLTLTLPQCLTLSFTLTLPQCLTLSLTLTLPQCLTLSLTLTLPQCLTLSLTLTLPQCLTLSLTLTLPQCLTLSFTLTLPQCLTLSFTLTLPQCLTLSLTLTLPQCLTLSLTLTLPQCLTLSLTLTLPQCLTLSLTLTLPQCLTLSLTLTLPQCLTLSLTLTLPQCLTLSLTLTLPQCLTLSLTLTLPQCLTLSLTLTLPQCLTLSLTLTFPLCLTLSLTLTPPQSLALSLTLTFPQSLTLSLTLEVSDDEASGGSCSARAG, encoded by the exons ATGCTATCCCTCACAATAACCCTTTCCCAATGCCTAACCTTATCCCTCATACTAACCCTTCATCTATTCCTAACCCTATCCCTCACACTAACCCTTTCTCAATGCCTAACACTATCCCTCACAGTAACCCTTCCTcaatccctaaccctatccctcaCACTTACCCTTCctctatccctaaccctatccctcaTGCTAACCC TAACCCTTCctctatccctaaccctatccctcaCACTAACCCTTCCTCAATCCCTAACACTGTCCTTCTCACTAGCCCTTCCTCTATCCATAACACTATCCCTCACACTAACCCTTCCTCAATGCCTAACCCTATCCTTCACACTAACCCTTCCTCAATGCCTAACCCTATCCCTCACACTAACCCTTCCTCAATGCCTAACCCTATCCCTCACACTAACCCTTCCTCAATGCCTAACCCTATCCCTCACACTAACCCTTCCTCAATGCCTAACCCTATCCCTCACACTAACCCTTCCTCAATGCCTAACCCTATCCTTCACACTAACCCTTCCTCAATGCCTAACCCTATCCTTCACACTAACCCTTCCTCAATGCCTAACCCTATCCCTCACACTAACCCTTCCTCAATGCCTAACCCTATCCCTCACACTAACCCTTCCTCAATGCCTAACCCTATCCCTCACACTAACCCTTCCTCAATGCCTAACCCTATCCCTCACACTAACCCTTCCTCAATGCCTAACCCTATCCCTCACACTAACCCTTCCTCAATGCCTAACCCTATCCCTCACACTAACCCTTCCTCAATGCCTAACCCTATCCCTCACACTAACCCTTCCTCAATGCCTAACCCTATCCCTCACACTAACCCTTCCTCAATGCCTAACCCTATCCCTCACACTAACCCTTCCTCAATGCTTAACTTTATCCCTCACACTAACTTTTCCTCTATGCCTAACACTGTCCCTCACCCTAACTCCCCCTCAATCCCTAGCCCTGTCCCTCACATTAACCTTTCCTcaatccctaaccctatccctcaCACTGGAGGTGTCGGATGATGAAGCATCTGGGGGAAGCTGTAGTGCTAGAGCGGGGTGA